A region from the Salidesulfovibrio onnuriiensis genome encodes:
- a CDS encoding chemotaxis protein CheX — protein sequence MDVELAKPFIKAAVDVLSTMAFIHPKVGKPFVKKNNTATGDVTGLVGLTGEQNGSVSLSFTRDCAVAIVKNMLGDEIEDIVSDVKDAVGEMTNMISGQARAGLAERGLVFQGSTPTVIMGDNHTISHLAKSPIMAIPFTTEAGGFTIEFCFE from the coding sequence ATGGACGTTGAACTGGCCAAACCCTTCATCAAAGCAGCGGTCGACGTGCTTTCAACCATGGCCTTCATCCACCCCAAGGTAGGCAAGCCCTTCGTGAAGAAGAACAACACCGCCACCGGCGACGTGACCGGCCTGGTGGGGCTGACCGGCGAACAAAACGGCAGCGTTTCCCTGTCCTTTACCAGAGACTGCGCCGTGGCCATCGTCAAGAATATGCTGGGAGATGAAATCGAGGACATCGTTTCCGACGTGAAGGACGCCGTGGGTGAAATGACCAACATGATTTCCGGGCAGGCCCGCGCGGGGCTGGCGGAAAGAGGCCTGGTCTTCCAGGGCTCCACCCCCACGGTGATCATGGGAGACAACCACACCATTTCCCACCTGGCCAAATCGCCGATCATGGCCATTCCCTTCACCACGGAGGCCGGCGGCTTCACCATTGAGTTCTGTTTTGAATAG
- a CDS encoding HEAT repeat domain-containing protein translates to MGTLDDFRNKEFLDQITILNEIAGSKDSANLPALVDLLKNPVGDTSIDYMVVNALNAVLSQNEADTVAGMNDDHAGYRILCIRVAGEYGFKSASPALVSLAEAEADPDRLMEVLTSLARIADPAALPVFRKYLEHEDPFVVALCIEALGKLRDLESVGFLKKIINDSEAPDRYEICDITTWKAVEALASFDTEDTLAFLVEKLHHKNPTVRRIITDAMTAIGSPAIPLLLAAFEEGDTDMKILTANVLGFIGDKACADGLVASFDKGLAKDSNVRYALYEALGRVGSMKGIICLVDGLTEEDELTLMSVVGGLEKHVNPGIVAKLNGLVSAATEQSARLSKAIISCGATGLFDALYENQGAGDALVDALCSSKDPAILDQFRQLLSDIGGSRAETDLAKLPAPEAGTHKALAADDSRSMCAMHKAILTDLGYEAFVAGNGQEAYDFIEQGENFDIVVTDMNMPIMDGMELVGKIRNTPGFEDTPVIMVTTESEASQQNLAEKTGVTAFITKPFKPEELKAKIQELVG, encoded by the coding sequence ATGGGCACGCTTGATGATTTTCGCAACAAGGAATTCCTCGACCAGATAACCATTCTGAACGAGATCGCGGGCAGCAAGGATTCGGCCAACCTGCCCGCCCTCGTGGATCTGCTCAAGAACCCTGTGGGCGACACCTCCATCGACTACATGGTGGTCAACGCCCTCAACGCGGTGCTCTCCCAGAACGAGGCCGACACCGTGGCGGGCATGAACGACGACCACGCCGGGTACCGCATCCTGTGCATCCGCGTGGCCGGCGAATACGGGTTCAAGTCCGCATCCCCCGCCCTGGTCTCCCTGGCCGAGGCCGAGGCCGATCCGGACCGGCTCATGGAGGTACTGACCTCCCTGGCCCGCATTGCCGACCCTGCGGCCCTGCCGGTGTTCCGCAAATATCTCGAACATGAGGACCCGTTCGTTGTGGCCTTGTGCATCGAGGCCCTGGGCAAGCTCAGGGACCTGGAATCCGTGGGTTTCCTCAAAAAAATCATCAACGACAGCGAAGCCCCGGACCGCTACGAAATCTGCGACATCACCACCTGGAAGGCGGTGGAGGCCCTGGCCTCCTTCGACACCGAAGACACCCTGGCCTTCCTGGTGGAAAAGCTGCACCACAAGAACCCCACGGTGCGCCGCATCATCACCGACGCCATGACCGCCATCGGCTCCCCGGCCATCCCCCTGCTCCTGGCCGCCTTCGAGGAAGGCGACACGGACATGAAGATCCTGACCGCCAACGTGCTCGGCTTCATCGGCGACAAGGCCTGTGCGGACGGCCTGGTGGCCTCCTTCGACAAGGGCCTGGCCAAGGACAGCAACGTGCGCTACGCCCTGTACGAGGCGCTGGGCCGCGTGGGGTCCATGAAGGGCATCATCTGCCTGGTGGACGGGCTCACCGAAGAGGACGAGCTCACGCTCATGTCCGTGGTCGGCGGGCTGGAAAAACACGTCAATCCCGGCATCGTGGCCAAGCTCAACGGGCTGGTTTCCGCAGCCACGGAACAGAGCGCCCGCCTTTCCAAGGCCATCATCAGCTGCGGCGCCACGGGCCTGTTCGACGCCCTGTACGAAAACCAGGGCGCGGGCGACGCACTGGTGGACGCCCTGTGTTCCTCCAAGGACCCGGCCATCCTCGACCAGTTCCGCCAGCTTCTTTCGGATATCGGCGGTTCCCGGGCAGAGACCGACCTGGCCAAGCTGCCCGCCCCCGAGGCGGGAACGCACAAGGCCCTGGCCGCGGACGACTCCCGGTCCATGTGCGCCATGCACAAGGCCATCCTCACGGATCTGGGCTACGAGGCCTTTGTGGCCGGCAACGGGCAGGAGGCCTACGACTTCATCGAGCAGGGCGAAAACTTCGACATCGTGGTCACGGACATGAACATGCCCATCATGGATGGCATGGAGCTGGTGGGAAAGATCCGCAACACCCCCGGCTTCGAGGATACGCCTGTGATCATGGTCACCACCGAATCCGAGGCCTCGCAGCAGAACCTGGCCGAAAAGACCGGCGTCACCGCCTTCATCACCAAGCCGTTCAAGCCCGAAGAGCTGAAAGCCAAGATCCAGGAACTGGTCGGCTAG
- a CDS encoding TatD family hydrolase, whose amino-acid sequence MAKKKKRREPESLELALVGVETHAHLDMEDFDEDREAVLARARACGIASVGNVFLGPDAYDAKQHLFEGHPEVFFLMGVHPNEADELTDDALARMRERFQDDPRLKAVGEIGLDFYWDRVAPEVQRDAFRRQLVLARELELPVVIHSRDAHEATMEILVEEGFRDYPLLWHCFGGDTEQAREIIANGWHISLPGPVTYKANHDLHAAVSQLPLERMVVETDCPYLSPEPWRGKRNEPAYAVFTAERVALLKGISLADIWRILGENARRFFRLDQDGR is encoded by the coding sequence GTGGCCAAGAAAAAGAAACGCCGGGAGCCCGAATCCCTGGAGCTGGCCCTCGTGGGCGTGGAAACGCACGCCCACTTGGACATGGAGGACTTTGACGAGGACCGCGAAGCGGTGCTGGCCCGCGCCCGTGCCTGCGGCATCGCGTCCGTCGGCAACGTCTTTCTGGGACCGGACGCCTATGACGCCAAGCAACATCTCTTTGAAGGTCACCCCGAGGTCTTTTTTCTCATGGGCGTGCATCCCAACGAGGCCGACGAGCTCACCGACGATGCGCTGGCGCGCATGCGCGAGCGTTTTCAGGACGACCCGAGGCTCAAGGCAGTGGGCGAGATAGGCCTGGATTTCTACTGGGACAGGGTTGCCCCGGAAGTGCAGCGCGACGCCTTTCGCAGGCAGCTTGTCCTGGCCCGGGAGCTGGAACTGCCCGTGGTCATCCATTCCCGCGACGCGCACGAGGCCACCATGGAAATCCTGGTGGAGGAGGGCTTCAGGGACTACCCGCTGCTCTGGCACTGCTTTGGCGGCGACACGGAGCAGGCCCGGGAAATCATCGCCAACGGCTGGCACATCTCTTTGCCCGGCCCGGTGACCTACAAGGCCAACCACGACCTGCACGCGGCGGTTTCGCAGCTGCCCCTGGAGCGCATGGTGGTGGAGACCGACTGTCCGTATCTTTCGCCCGAGCCGTGGCGCGGCAAGCGCAACGAACCCGCCTACGCGGTGTTCACCGCCGAGAGGGTGGCCCTGCTCAAGGGCATCAGCCTCGCCGACATCTGGCGCATTCTGGGCGAGAATGCCCGCCGTTTTTTCCGCCTGGATCAAGACGGCCGATAA
- the cysS gene encoding cysteine--tRNA ligase: protein MRLYNTLARKKQEFTPQNGNKVNMYVCGITAYDLCHIGHARSSVVFDVLYRYLRSKGYEVNFMRNFTDIDDKIIKRANELGKESGEIAEKYINEFYVDMDRLGVLRAGVEPKCTEHIPEMIKLTEELIGKGHAYAADNGDVYFRVRTFEGYGKLSGRNIDELESGARIEPGELKEDPLDFALWKGAKPGEPSWESPWGPGRPGWHLECSAMSEKYSSLPLDIHGGGQDLAFPHHENEIAQSEAATGKPFANFWVHNGFVQINSEKMSKSLGNFFTIRDILAQFLPETLRYFLLTMHYRSPLDFSFDALEEAEKGIKRVYSALAQIAVELEKANWKKSPFPEEMVREMDEIEAKWLEAMEDDMNTAGAMGQLFNAIRLAGRIAEDKNLRKAEGARDLWQRIRAAVEGWAEVLGVFGRDPQEFLAELRNNRAARKEIDSAAVQAKLDERQEARKNKDFARSDEIRDELAAMGVEVKDTPQGATWDVA from the coding sequence ATGAGACTGTACAACACCCTTGCGCGCAAGAAGCAGGAATTCACCCCCCAGAACGGAAACAAGGTCAACATGTATGTCTGCGGCATCACCGCCTACGACCTCTGTCATATCGGCCATGCCCGTTCCAGCGTGGTCTTCGACGTGCTTTACCGCTACCTGCGCAGCAAGGGCTATGAAGTCAATTTCATGCGCAACTTTACGGATATCGACGACAAGATCATCAAGCGCGCCAACGAGCTGGGCAAGGAGTCCGGCGAGATCGCCGAGAAATACATCAACGAGTTCTACGTGGACATGGACCGCCTGGGCGTGCTGCGGGCCGGCGTTGAGCCCAAGTGCACCGAGCACATCCCCGAGATGATCAAGCTCACCGAAGAGCTCATCGGAAAGGGTCACGCCTATGCCGCGGACAACGGCGACGTCTATTTCCGCGTGCGCACCTTCGAGGGCTACGGCAAGCTCTCGGGCCGCAATATCGACGAGCTGGAATCCGGTGCGCGCATCGAGCCGGGCGAGCTCAAGGAGGACCCCCTGGACTTTGCCCTGTGGAAGGGGGCCAAGCCGGGCGAACCTTCCTGGGAAAGCCCCTGGGGCCCGGGCCGTCCGGGATGGCACCTGGAATGCTCGGCCATGAGCGAGAAGTATTCCTCCCTGCCCCTGGATATCCACGGTGGCGGCCAGGACCTGGCCTTCCCGCACCACGAGAACGAGATCGCACAGTCCGAGGCGGCAACGGGCAAGCCCTTCGCCAATTTCTGGGTCCACAACGGGTTCGTGCAGATCAACTCCGAGAAGATGTCCAAGTCCCTGGGCAACTTCTTCACCATCCGGGACATCCTGGCCCAGTTCCTGCCCGAGACCCTGCGCTACTTTCTGCTGACCATGCACTACCGCAGCCCCCTGGACTTTTCCTTCGACGCCCTGGAGGAAGCGGAAAAGGGCATCAAACGCGTGTATTCGGCCCTGGCCCAGATCGCCGTCGAGCTGGAAAAGGCCAACTGGAAGAAGTCCCCGTTCCCCGAGGAAATGGTCAGGGAAATGGACGAGATCGAGGCCAAGTGGCTTGAGGCCATGGAAGACGACATGAACACCGCAGGGGCCATGGGCCAGCTGTTCAACGCCATCCGTCTGGCCGGGCGCATTGCCGAGGACAAGAACCTGCGCAAGGCCGAAGGCGCGCGCGACCTCTGGCAGCGCATCCGCGCCGCGGTGGAGGGCTGGGCCGAGGTCCTGGGCGTGTTTGGCCGCGATCCGCAGGAATTCCTCGCCGAGCTGCGCAACAACCGCGCCGCCCGCAAGGAGATCGACTCGGCGGCCGTGCAGGCCAAGCTGGACGAGCGCCAGGAGGCCCGCAAGAACAAGGATTTTGCCCGTTCCGACGAGATCCGCGACGAGCTGGCCGCCATGGGCGTGGAAGTCAAGGACACGCCGCAGGGCGCTACCTGGGACGTTGCCTAG
- the ispD gene encoding 2-C-methyl-D-erythritol 4-phosphate cytidylyltransferase — MKRRLDETWAVLLAAGSSTRLRDAGGGVRKQYIEYKGVPLFWHSARTLSRIAAMKGVVFVFPEADLKHMRRTVKDLFKTDDLGLRFEVVAGGERRQDSVRHGLEALPRECDAVLVHDSARPFASASMIQSLVEALEDGAQGVVPAIEVSDTIKRVDGGAVSETLVRSELRAVQTPQAFVTDILRRAHERAEAEGWDVTDDASMVERLAEVRIVPGEAANIKITTPGDLEALKQPRTLVPCTGWGYDVHRYGGERPMVLGGVPIAGAPQIKAHSDGDVLLHALMDAILGCFGGGDIGRHFPDTDPRWDGADSSILLREVLVLAEKAGVRIVHADLTVIAQVPRLAPHADQIARNLGRLLALDPHQVNFKATTEEKLGFTGEKKGIKAVACVTALREI, encoded by the coding sequence ATGAAACGCAGACTCGACGAAACATGGGCCGTGCTCCTGGCCGCCGGAAGCAGCACCCGCCTGCGGGATGCCGGCGGCGGCGTGCGCAAGCAATACATCGAATACAAGGGCGTGCCCCTGTTCTGGCACTCGGCCCGCACTCTTTCGCGCATCGCGGCCATGAAGGGCGTTGTCTTCGTGTTTCCCGAAGCCGATCTCAAGCACATGCGCCGCACGGTCAAGGACCTGTTCAAGACCGACGACCTGGGCCTGCGCTTCGAGGTGGTCGCGGGCGGCGAGCGCCGCCAGGATTCCGTGCGCCACGGGCTGGAGGCCCTGCCCCGCGAATGCGACGCCGTGCTGGTGCATGATTCGGCCCGGCCCTTTGCCTCGGCATCCATGATCCAGTCCCTTGTGGAGGCCCTGGAGGACGGGGCGCAGGGCGTGGTTCCGGCCATCGAGGTCTCGGACACCATCAAGCGGGTGGACGGCGGCGCCGTGAGCGAGACCCTGGTGCGTTCCGAACTGCGCGCCGTGCAGACCCCCCAGGCCTTCGTGACCGACATCCTGCGCCGGGCCCATGAGCGGGCCGAGGCCGAGGGATGGGACGTGACCGACGACGCCTCCATGGTGGAGCGCCTGGCCGAGGTCCGCATTGTCCCGGGCGAGGCGGCCAACATCAAGATCACCACCCCCGGAGACCTGGAGGCGCTCAAGCAGCCCAGGACCCTGGTCCCCTGCACGGGCTGGGGCTACGACGTGCACCGCTACGGCGGCGAGCGGCCCATGGTGCTGGGCGGCGTGCCCATTGCCGGGGCCCCGCAGATCAAGGCCCATTCGGACGGCGATGTGCTCCTGCACGCGCTCATGGACGCCATCCTCGGCTGCTTCGGCGGCGGGGACATCGGCCGTCATTTCCCGGATACCGATCCCCGCTGGGACGGGGCCGACAGCTCCATCCTGCTGCGCGAGGTCCTGGTCCTGGCCGAAAAGGCCGGGGTGCGGATCGTGCACGCGGACCTGACCGTCATCGCCCAGGTGCCGCGCCTGGCACCCCATGCCGACCAGATAGCCCGGAACCTGGGCCGTCTGCTGGCCCTGGATCCGCATCAGGTCAATTTCAAGGCGACCACCGAAGAAAAGCTCGGTTTCACGGGCGAGAAAAAGGGCATCAAGGCCGTGGCCTGCGTGACCGCCCTCAGGGAGATATAG
- a CDS encoding zinc ribbon domain-containing protein: MYQKQIEQLVVLQRVDDEIIVLQEDLTAAPRELRAMEEKLEGLDARKAQVEEKLDILKQQQKKLGIEIDEDDAKIKKSKNKLMMASNTKEYHAMMREMDSLEKLNRIREDESTAVKEELLRQTAAMEAVEEEIAGVKEEYNAKKATLDERVAEAEKALEGLNKKRDKACKVVPPPILGRYEFIRSRLENPVIVPVEEGVCCGCNIMIPPQKYIDLQKGQQILSCPNCQRLIYWKEHIPEAAKVK; encoded by the coding sequence ATGTATCAAAAACAGATCGAACAGCTTGTCGTCCTGCAGAGGGTGGATGATGAAATCATTGTTCTCCAGGAAGACCTGACGGCCGCTCCGCGCGAGCTTCGCGCCATGGAAGAGAAGCTGGAGGGCCTGGACGCCCGCAAGGCCCAGGTGGAGGAAAAGCTCGACATCCTCAAGCAGCAGCAGAAAAAGTTGGGCATCGAGATCGACGAGGACGATGCCAAGATCAAGAAGAGCAAGAACAAGCTCATGATGGCCAGCAACACCAAGGAATATCACGCCATGATGCGCGAGATGGACAGCCTGGAAAAGCTGAACCGCATCCGCGAGGACGAGAGCACCGCCGTCAAGGAAGAGCTGCTTCGCCAGACCGCGGCCATGGAGGCCGTGGAAGAGGAGATCGCGGGCGTCAAGGAAGAGTACAACGCCAAGAAGGCCACCCTGGACGAGCGCGTCGCCGAAGCCGAAAAGGCCCTGGAAGGCCTGAACAAGAAGCGCGACAAGGCCTGCAAGGTTGTTCCGCCGCCGATCCTGGGCCGTTACGAATTCATCCGCTCCCGCCTGGAGAACCCGGTCATCGTGCCCGTGGAGGAAGGCGTGTGCTGCGGCTGCAACATCATGATTCCGCCCCAGAAATACATCGACCTGCAAAAGGGCCAGCAGATCCTGAGCTGCCCCAACTGCCAGCGCCTCATCTACTGGAAGGAACACATTCCCGAGGCCGCCAAGGTCAAGTAG
- a CDS encoding Nif3-like dinuclear metal center hexameric protein: protein MKSQDLFSLVRKLAPEEYQSSWDNSGLQVAGEAQDCRKAAVCLEPTPDMVGRCLEWGAQAIVTHHPLYMKPKAPVGGQYAEVLRMVMKAGAWLYAAHTSLDCRPDGPAFWLGSRLGLANARFVETAHAFTPMEVSFHAARPLTREQAELWADREGVHSVSQSAAGEVRVVVDRPVWPSLAATIEFGMDARPEYYVRALEAPRESVGFGQVGELPEPLAWGDFLAELAGLVDREVFTICGRAPEAVSTVAYCGGSGSSLIDAATRAGADVFITGDMKYHPAVESELCVVDVGHFALEEEMMRLFAAELGERVDESVEVRFFEGTEPMAFHICAR, encoded by the coding sequence ATGAAATCTCAAGATTTATTTTCTCTCGTCAGGAAGCTCGCTCCCGAGGAATATCAAAGTTCCTGGGATAATTCCGGCCTTCAGGTGGCCGGAGAGGCGCAGGACTGCCGCAAGGCGGCCGTCTGCCTGGAGCCCACCCCGGACATGGTCGGCCGCTGCCTGGAATGGGGCGCGCAGGCCATCGTCACCCACCATCCTCTGTACATGAAGCCCAAGGCCCCCGTGGGCGGGCAGTATGCCGAGGTCCTGCGCATGGTCATGAAGGCGGGTGCGTGGCTGTATGCCGCCCATACCTCCCTGGACTGCCGCCCGGACGGCCCGGCCTTCTGGCTGGGGAGCCGCCTGGGGCTGGCCAATGCCCGGTTCGTGGAAACCGCCCACGCCTTCACGCCCATGGAGGTCTCCTTTCATGCGGCCAGGCCGCTCACCCGCGAGCAGGCCGAGCTGTGGGCCGACCGGGAGGGCGTGCACAGCGTGTCCCAGTCCGCGGCGGGTGAGGTGCGCGTGGTGGTGGACCGCCCGGTGTGGCCGTCCCTTGCCGCCACCATCGAGTTCGGCATGGACGCGCGTCCCGAGTATTACGTTCGCGCCCTGGAGGCCCCCCGGGAATCCGTGGGCTTCGGCCAGGTGGGCGAACTGCCCGAGCCCCTGGCCTGGGGCGACTTCCTGGCCGAGCTGGCCGGGCTCGTGGACCGCGAGGTGTTCACCATCTGCGGCAGGGCTCCCGAAGCCGTTTCCACCGTGGCCTATTGCGGGGGCTCCGGCTCCTCGCTCATTGACGCGGCCACTCGCGCCGGGGCCGACGTGTTCATCACCGGCGACATGAAGTACCACCCGGCCGTGGAAAGCGAGCTGTGCGTGGTGGATGTGGGGCATTTCGCCCTGGAAGAAGAGATGATGCGCCTGTTTGCCGCGGAACTCGGCGAACGGGTCGATGAATCCGTGGAGGTGCGGTTCTTTGAGGGAACCGAGCCCATGGCATTCCATATATGTGCTAGGTAG
- the rfaE2 gene encoding D-glycero-beta-D-manno-heptose 1-phosphate adenylyltransferase translates to MLPENKKLLTIAEFQERRKSFPEGYRLVFTNGCYDILHPGHVDLLARARALGDGLIMGLNSDDSVRRLGKGADRPVNGQEQRAFVLAALESVDFIVIFDEDTPYELIRAVRPQVLVKGGDWSIDNIVGRDIVEEDGGEVCSLPLLEGYSTTSLIERIRSGLDK, encoded by the coding sequence ATGCTGCCCGAGAACAAGAAACTGCTGACCATCGCCGAGTTCCAGGAGAGGAGGAAATCTTTTCCCGAGGGCTACAGGCTGGTCTTCACCAACGGGTGCTACGACATCCTGCACCCCGGCCACGTGGACCTGCTGGCCCGGGCCCGCGCCCTGGGCGACGGCCTGATCATGGGGCTCAACAGCGACGATTCCGTGCGCCGCCTGGGCAAGGGCGCGGACCGGCCCGTCAACGGCCAGGAGCAGCGCGCCTTTGTGCTGGCCGCCCTGGAAAGCGTCGATTTCATCGTCATCTTCGACGAGGACACCCCCTACGAACTCATCCGGGCCGTGCGGCCCCAGGTGCTGGTCAAGGGCGGGGACTGGTCCATCGACAACATCGTGGGTCGGGACATCGTCGAGGAGGACGGCGGCGAGGTGTGCAGCCTGCCCCTGTTGGAAGGCTATTCCACCACCTCGCTCATCGAACGCATTCGTTCGGGGCTTGACAAATAG
- a CDS encoding YkgJ family cysteine cluster protein, with product MSKDETKEFLDSLPELKKGESYCFKCYPGISCFNECCGDLNLVMTPYDVLRLRRNLDMASRDFVHMHCETSVMPDTRFPVLRLRMTDNEKRSCPFVRPEGCSVYPDRPGACRTYPLGRATRPDGKGGVEEQFFVVREPHCRGFEESDQWTSDEWLKDQGFDIYVRFNDRYMGLLARFKETGKQLPDQMVQMVVLALYQLDDFRAMIRNMRVFDRFEVDEERQRAVMEDDEAALEFAYDWLELMLFRSCENLKPKA from the coding sequence AGCCTGCCGGAACTGAAAAAGGGCGAGAGCTACTGTTTCAAGTGTTATCCCGGCATTTCCTGCTTCAACGAATGTTGCGGCGACCTGAATCTGGTCATGACCCCCTATGACGTGCTGCGCCTGCGCCGCAACCTGGACATGGCCAGCCGCGATTTCGTGCACATGCACTGCGAAACCAGCGTCATGCCCGACACCCGTTTCCCGGTGCTGCGCCTGCGCATGACCGACAACGAGAAGCGCAGCTGTCCGTTCGTGCGTCCCGAGGGCTGTTCGGTGTATCCGGACCGTCCGGGCGCCTGCCGCACCTACCCCCTGGGCCGGGCCACCAGGCCCGACGGCAAGGGCGGCGTGGAAGAGCAGTTCTTCGTGGTCCGGGAACCCCACTGTCGCGGGTTCGAGGAGTCCGACCAGTGGACCTCGGACGAATGGCTCAAGGATCAGGGCTTTGACATCTATGTCCGGTTCAACGACCGCTACATGGGCCTGCTGGCCCGGTTCAAGGAAACCGGCAAGCAGCTCCCGGACCAGATGGTGCAGATGGTCGTGCTGGCCCTGTACCAGCTGGACGATTTCCGGGCCATGATCCGGAACATGCGCGTGTTCGACCGGTTCGAGGTGGACGAAGAGCGCCAGCGGGCGGTCATGGAGGACGACGAGGCCGCGCTCGAATTCGCCTATGACTGGTTGGAACTGATGCTCTTCCGCTCCTGCGAGAATCTGAAACCGAAAGCCTAG